A genomic window from Arthrobacter sp. FW305-BF8 includes:
- a CDS encoding glycerol-3-phosphate dehydrogenase/oxidase: MGLKDPSGHTNSAAAPAAERESVSRLHRRPNARVLIIGGGINGVGTFRDLALQGVDVALVERGDYCQGASGASSHMIHGGIRYLENGEFRLVRESVVERNRLLRIAPHYVKPLQTTIPIFSTFSGVLAAPLRFLTHKQQGKPKERGAFLIKLGLSLYDSFSRDGGSVPRHQFRTRQKALAELPMLHPGVKYTATYFDASVHNPERLTLDVLQDGEKAGGRASNYLSLVSISSNADGSSTAALRDELTGEEFAFTAEIIVNTTGAWVDLTNQAMGTPTTFMGGTKGSHIVLDHPGLLAACGGREIFFEHTDGRIVLIYPMGDRVLVGTTDVDADMSEDAVCSDEEIDYFFDLIGHVFPDIAVDRGQIVYTFSGVRPLPRHDATQPGFVSRDYRIERHISETGGPEAGHEEGGAAVLSLVGGKWTTFRALAEHLADDVLAELGTERKISTAKLAIGGGAGFPDSEAGIQKWIKAHMTAAHDADRTAGLLTRYGTRAGEVISYLDAGHDRLLRSTRELSVRELQFMAAHEQIGHLVDVLIRRTSLAFRGLVTGELLNEVAEALAEPLGWDTARVAAEIIHAQAVLKRYHGVEVHSLVA; this comes from the coding sequence TTGGGACTCAAGGATCCATCCGGCCATACCAACAGCGCTGCCGCACCAGCTGCGGAGCGCGAGTCCGTCTCCCGATTGCACCGGCGGCCCAACGCTCGGGTCCTGATCATCGGCGGCGGAATCAACGGCGTCGGAACATTCCGGGACCTCGCCCTGCAGGGCGTCGACGTGGCACTCGTGGAACGCGGCGATTACTGCCAGGGCGCCAGCGGCGCCTCGTCGCACATGATTCACGGCGGCATCCGTTACCTGGAAAACGGCGAATTCCGGCTGGTCCGGGAATCCGTGGTTGAGCGCAACAGGCTCCTGCGGATCGCGCCCCACTACGTCAAGCCGCTGCAGACCACGATCCCGATTTTCAGCACATTCTCTGGTGTGCTTGCCGCGCCCCTGCGGTTCCTGACCCATAAGCAGCAGGGCAAGCCCAAGGAGCGCGGCGCGTTCCTGATCAAGCTGGGACTCAGCCTCTACGACTCCTTCTCCCGCGACGGCGGCAGCGTCCCGCGCCACCAGTTCCGCACCCGGCAAAAGGCGCTGGCCGAACTCCCGATGCTGCACCCCGGCGTCAAGTACACAGCCACCTACTTCGACGCGTCGGTGCACAACCCCGAGCGCCTCACCCTGGACGTCCTGCAGGACGGCGAGAAGGCGGGCGGCCGGGCCAGCAACTACCTGTCCCTGGTGTCCATCAGCTCTAACGCAGACGGTTCCAGCACGGCGGCTCTCCGTGACGAGCTGACCGGTGAGGAGTTCGCCTTCACCGCAGAAATCATCGTCAACACCACCGGCGCGTGGGTGGACCTCACCAACCAGGCCATGGGTACGCCCACCACGTTCATGGGCGGGACCAAGGGCTCGCACATCGTCCTTGACCACCCCGGCCTGCTCGCAGCCTGCGGCGGACGCGAGATCTTCTTCGAACACACCGACGGCCGGATAGTCCTGATCTATCCCATGGGTGACCGCGTGCTGGTGGGCACCACCGACGTCGACGCCGACATGTCGGAAGACGCCGTCTGTTCAGACGAGGAGATTGACTACTTCTTCGATCTCATTGGCCACGTCTTCCCTGACATCGCCGTGGACCGGGGACAGATCGTCTACACGTTCTCGGGCGTGCGTCCGTTGCCGCGGCACGACGCCACCCAGCCCGGGTTCGTGTCGCGGGACTACCGCATCGAACGGCATATTTCGGAAACAGGCGGCCCGGAAGCGGGGCACGAGGAGGGCGGCGCCGCCGTGCTTAGCCTGGTGGGCGGCAAATGGACCACCTTCCGCGCCCTGGCCGAACACCTCGCCGACGACGTCCTCGCAGAACTGGGAACGGAACGGAAGATTTCGACGGCGAAGCTCGCCATCGGCGGCGGCGCAGGGTTCCCCGACAGCGAAGCCGGGATCCAGAAGTGGATCAAGGCCCACATGACTGCCGCGCACGACGCCGACCGGACGGCCGGTCTCCTCACCAGGTACGGCACCCGCGCCGGTGAAGTCATCAGCTATCTCGACGCCGGCCACGACCGCCTGCTGCGCTCCACCCGGGAGCTGAGCGTCCGGGAACTGCAGTTCATGGCCGCTCACGAACAGATCGGCCACCTCGTGGACGTGCTGATCCGCCGCACTTCGCTCGCTTTCCGCGGCCTGGTTACCGGGGAGCTGCTCAACGAAGTGGCCGAGGCCTTGGCCGAGCCGCTCGGCTGGGATACGGCAAGGGTTGCCGCGGAGATCATCCACGCGCAGGCGGTGCTGAAGCGATACCACGGCGTCGAGGTCCACAGCCTCGTCGCTTAG
- a CDS encoding sugar-binding transcriptional regulator, translating into MPRPRHSEALRAAQLYYMQDLTMDAIARELRTSRSTVSRLLSTARETGLVQIQIRSPLDTGPELERLIRAQYKVDVHVVPVLDTLNEAETLDRVAMQAARTIGPLVDSNAIIGVAWGSTLSAVSRHLTRKITHDSVVVQLNGAGNMQTTGITYASDIMRRFGSAYGARVEQFPVPAFFDHAATKTAMWNERSVQRILDLQSRMSIAIFGVGSVDADYPSHVYAGGYLDEDDLVTLAKSDVVGDVATVFFRGDGSSDGITLNERSTGPSLDQLRQVRRRICVVSGASKINGLRGALVAGLATDLILDEASARRLVSFKNGN; encoded by the coding sequence ATGCCCCGTCCCCGACATTCCGAAGCGCTGCGCGCCGCCCAGCTGTACTACATGCAGGACCTCACCATGGACGCCATCGCCCGGGAATTGCGGACCTCCCGCTCCACGGTTTCCCGGCTGCTCTCGACGGCGCGGGAGACCGGCCTGGTACAGATCCAGATCCGCAGCCCCCTGGACACAGGGCCGGAACTGGAGCGGCTGATCCGGGCGCAGTACAAGGTGGACGTGCACGTGGTGCCCGTCCTGGACACCCTGAACGAAGCGGAGACGCTGGACCGCGTGGCCATGCAGGCCGCGCGAACCATCGGACCGCTTGTGGACTCCAACGCCATCATCGGGGTGGCGTGGGGCTCCACCCTCAGCGCGGTGAGCCGGCATCTGACGCGCAAAATCACCCACGACAGCGTGGTGGTGCAGCTGAACGGCGCGGGCAACATGCAGACCACCGGCATCACCTACGCCAGCGACATCATGCGGCGCTTCGGCAGCGCCTACGGCGCCCGGGTTGAACAGTTTCCCGTGCCGGCCTTCTTCGACCATGCCGCCACGAAGACCGCGATGTGGAATGAGCGGAGCGTGCAGCGAATCCTCGACCTGCAGTCCCGCATGAGCATTGCGATCTTTGGCGTGGGTTCGGTGGACGCCGACTACCCCAGCCATGTGTACGCCGGCGGCTACCTCGACGAGGACGACCTGGTCACCCTGGCGAAGTCCGACGTCGTCGGTGACGTGGCTACGGTCTTTTTCCGCGGCGACGGCTCCTCTGACGGCATCACGCTGAATGAACGCTCCACCGGACCTTCGCTGGACCAGCTCCGCCAGGTGCGCCGGCGGATCTGCGTGGTGTCCGGCGCGTCCAAGATCAATGGGCTCCGGGGGGCACTGGTGGCCGGGCTGGCCACGGATCTGATCCTCGATGAGGCCTCGGCCCGGCGGCTGGTCAGCTTTAAAAATGGGAACTGA
- a CDS encoding VOC family protein, with the protein MKITREIVVFDAADLPAESAFWAGLLGGTVDAEDDWHTVSVDGKPRLGFQLAPNHVPPEWPDGNPQQIHLDLYVEDVASAHDEALSLGARLLKPAEDITSAEGFQVYADPAGHPFCLCWG; encoded by the coding sequence ATGAAAATCACCAGAGAGATCGTTGTGTTCGACGCCGCCGACCTTCCTGCCGAGAGCGCCTTTTGGGCCGGCCTCCTGGGCGGCACCGTGGACGCAGAGGATGACTGGCACACCGTCAGTGTCGACGGAAAACCGCGTCTGGGCTTTCAACTCGCACCCAACCACGTGCCGCCGGAATGGCCCGACGGGAACCCACAGCAGATCCACTTGGACCTGTATGTTGAGGACGTCGCATCCGCCCACGACGAGGCCCTGTCCCTCGGTGCACGCCTGCTGAAGCCCGCCGAGGACATCACCTCCGCCGAGGGCTTCCAGGTCTATGCGGACCCTGCCGGCCACCCGTTCTGCCTCTGCTGGGGCTGA
- a CDS encoding aldo/keto reductase: MTTSPRLSLNNGVLIDQLGFGLYKVPAKDTANLVATALEAGYRHFDTAAMYGNESGVARGLVEVFAAEATTGGSGEAGGTSREDLFITTKVWNDDHGYDATLRAFDRSMINLGLEYVDMYLIHWPCAKRGLFQETYRAMETLYREGKVRAIGVSNFQPQHLDQLLETAEVVPAVNQVELHPWLQQAELREKHRGLGILTEAWSPLGRGQVLEDPVIGALAAEHKVSAAQIILRWQLQLGNVTIPKASSAARIRENLDVFGFELSALDMADIEALERGHRTGSHPDNVN; the protein is encoded by the coding sequence ATGACTACCTCACCCCGGCTAAGCCTGAACAACGGCGTGCTGATCGACCAGTTGGGTTTCGGGCTATACAAGGTTCCGGCGAAAGACACCGCCAACCTGGTGGCCACAGCCCTGGAAGCCGGGTACCGGCATTTCGATACAGCGGCCATGTACGGGAATGAATCCGGGGTGGCCCGCGGCCTGGTCGAGGTGTTCGCCGCGGAAGCAACCACCGGCGGTTCCGGAGAGGCCGGCGGCACCTCGCGCGAGGACCTCTTCATCACCACCAAGGTGTGGAACGACGACCACGGCTACGACGCGACGCTGCGGGCCTTCGACAGGTCCATGATCAACCTCGGGCTGGAATATGTGGACATGTACCTGATCCACTGGCCGTGCGCGAAACGGGGACTTTTCCAGGAAACTTACCGGGCCATGGAGACGCTGTACCGCGAGGGCAAAGTCCGGGCCATCGGCGTGTCCAACTTCCAGCCCCAGCACCTGGACCAGCTGCTGGAAACAGCCGAGGTGGTGCCGGCCGTCAACCAGGTCGAGCTGCATCCGTGGCTGCAGCAGGCCGAGCTCCGGGAAAAGCACCGCGGGCTGGGAATCCTCACCGAGGCGTGGAGCCCGCTGGGCCGCGGCCAGGTACTGGAGGATCCCGTCATCGGCGCCCTCGCGGCCGAGCACAAGGTGAGCGCCGCACAAATTATCCTGCGCTGGCAGCTGCAGTTGGGCAACGTCACCATTCCGAAGGCAAGCTCCGCCGCCAGGATCCGCGAGAACCTCGACGTCTTCGGCTTCGAGCTCTCGGCGCTGGACATGGCAGACATCGAAGCCCTGGAGCGCGGCCACCGCACAGGTTCCCACCCCGACAACGTCAACTAG